One Candidatus Woesearchaeota archaeon DNA segment encodes these proteins:
- a CDS encoding M48 family metallopeptidase — protein sequence MAAENFAWGDNALVKQAYREISGGKDLDYSVKVQYSGKFSDYNANVKYGRGRMQFGLSNSWKEVSDEIKVGLFQSLLKKIFHLKAETINIDLYNKFLKNVHIAAPKTESDPVLGESFDRINEKMFNGMIDRTNFRWGESGRLLGRYEYGSDTIMISKALKEDYELLDYVMHHEMLHKKHKYNYKNGRSTHHSHAFRAEEKAYPNSDVMEARLKRVVSAYKVGKKAFPRPFRLRFW from the coding sequence ATGGCAGCAGAGAATTTCGCCTGGGGTGACAATGCGCTTGTGAAGCAGGCGTACAGGGAGATTTCTGGCGGCAAGGACCTTGATTATTCTGTCAAGGTGCAGTATTCCGGAAAGTTCAGCGATTACAATGCCAATGTGAAATATGGCCGAGGCAGGATGCAGTTCGGCCTGAGCAATTCCTGGAAAGAGGTCAGCGATGAGATTAAAGTCGGCCTTTTCCAGAGCCTCCTGAAAAAAATTTTCCATCTCAAGGCAGAGACAATCAACATAGACCTGTACAACAAGTTCCTTAAGAATGTGCACATTGCAGCGCCGAAAACAGAATCCGACCCGGTTCTTGGGGAATCATTCGACCGCATCAATGAAAAAATGTTCAATGGCATGATAGACAGGACGAATTTTAGGTGGGGCGAATCCGGCAGGCTTTTGGGCAGGTATGAATACGGCTCAGACACAATAATGATAAGCAAGGCCCTTAAAGAGGATTATGAGCTCCTTGACTATGTCATGCACCATGAAATGCTTCACAAAAAGCACAAGTACAATTATAAGAACGGCAGGTCAACCCACCACAGCCATGCCTTCAGGGCCGAAGAAAAAGCCTACCCAAATTCCGATGTTATGGAGGCCAGGCTTAAGAGGGTTGTGTCGGCATATAAGGTCGGTAAAAAGGCATTCCCGCGCCCATTCAGGCTGAGGTTTTGGTGA
- the ppsA gene encoding phosphoenolpyruvate synthase, with the protein MVDKESAFILWFDQVGIEDVKYVGGKNASLGEMYRNLVPRGVNIPNGFSVTARAYHYLLEKAGIKDDIRRILGSLKKGDIVGLRQRGKQVRNLILKTKFPEELENAIKEGYYHLQLQYGKGVDVAVRSSATAEDLPDASFAGQQETYLNITGDELLLDACKKCFASLFTDRAISYRMDKGFDHFSIGLSIGVQKMVRSDLACSGVMFSIDTESGFKDVVFVTASYGLGENIVQGAVNPDEYYVFKPTYRMGFRSIISKEVGSKKIRMVYSSELGKDGKMTKNKVVPLKERARFVLTNDEILKLASWAMTIEDHYSWKAGYYKPMDMEWAKDGQTGQLFIVQARPETIHATKDRNKIQKWILKGNGSVLAQGKSVGEKIASGDVQVIREARHLSKFKEGNILVTEMTDPDWEPIMKIASGIITERGGRTCHAAIVSRELGIPCSVGTSDAIKILENEKAITLDCSKGEDAYVYKGAIPFVIEQMDLKDLPRTRTKIMMNVGSPAQALDESFIPNDGVGLAREEFIINSHIKIHPKALLDFSKLKDRKLKKQIAKLTESYEDKAQYFVDKLAEGVGVIAAAFYPNDVIVRFSDFKTNEYRNLIGGTLYEPVEDNPMLGWRGASRYYSEDFKDAFALECKAMLKARNEFGLRNLKLMIPVCRTVAEGRKVLAEMEKNGLKRGENGLEVYVMCEVPSNVILAEEFAEIFDGFSIGSNDLTQLTLAVDRDSELVAHIYDERNDAVKKLISQVIKIARDKNRKIGICGQAPSDYPEFAEFLVEQGINSISLNPDTVVKARLRIFQKEKQLGWHG; encoded by the coding sequence GTGGTAGACAAGGAGAGCGCATTTATTCTATGGTTCGACCAGGTAGGCATTGAAGACGTCAAATACGTCGGCGGAAAGAATGCCAGCCTCGGCGAGATGTATCGAAACCTTGTTCCCAGGGGAGTCAATATCCCAAACGGCTTCTCTGTTACTGCCCGGGCCTACCATTACCTGCTGGAAAAGGCAGGCATAAAGGATGATATAAGGAGAATCCTTGGCAGCCTGAAAAAAGGGGATATTGTCGGCCTCAGGCAAAGGGGCAAGCAGGTCAGGAACCTAATCCTAAAAACAAAATTCCCTGAAGAGCTTGAAAATGCTATAAAAGAAGGGTATTATCATTTGCAGCTGCAATATGGAAAGGGAGTTGATGTTGCAGTGCGCAGCTCTGCCACTGCAGAAGACCTGCCTGATGCAAGCTTTGCCGGGCAGCAGGAAACCTACCTGAATATTACCGGAGACGAATTATTGCTTGATGCCTGCAAAAAATGCTTTGCCTCCCTCTTCACTGACAGGGCAATCAGCTACAGGATGGACAAGGGCTTTGACCATTTCTCTATCGGCCTGAGCATTGGCGTGCAGAAGATGGTCAGGAGCGATTTGGCATGCTCGGGAGTCATGTTCTCAATTGACACGGAATCGGGGTTCAAGGACGTTGTCTTTGTCACAGCATCCTATGGCCTTGGCGAGAATATTGTCCAGGGAGCTGTCAATCCGGATGAATATTATGTTTTCAAGCCAACTTACCGCATGGGATTCAGGTCCATAATCTCAAAAGAGGTTGGCTCAAAAAAAATCAGGATGGTTTATTCTTCAGAGCTTGGCAAGGATGGCAAGATGACCAAGAACAAGGTTGTGCCATTGAAGGAAAGGGCCAGGTTTGTCCTTACAAATGATGAGATACTGAAATTGGCGAGCTGGGCCATGACAATTGAGGACCATTACAGCTGGAAGGCTGGCTATTACAAGCCAATGGACATGGAATGGGCCAAGGACGGCCAGACCGGGCAGTTGTTTATTGTCCAGGCACGGCCTGAAACCATCCACGCAACAAAAGACAGGAACAAGATACAGAAATGGATTTTGAAAGGCAATGGCAGTGTGCTTGCGCAGGGCAAAAGCGTAGGTGAAAAGATTGCCTCCGGCGATGTCCAGGTCATACGCGAAGCAAGGCACCTTAGCAAGTTCAAGGAAGGCAACATACTTGTGACTGAAATGACTGACCCTGATTGGGAGCCAATCATGAAGATCGCCTCCGGCATCATAACTGAAAGGGGTGGCCGGACATGCCATGCTGCCATAGTCTCAAGGGAATTGGGCATTCCCTGCTCAGTCGGCACATCCGATGCAATCAAGATTCTTGAGAATGAAAAGGCAATTACACTGGACTGCTCCAAAGGTGAAGATGCCTATGTGTACAAGGGCGCTATACCTTTTGTAATTGAGCAGATGGACCTCAAGGACCTGCCTCGCACAAGGACAAAGATAATGATGAATGTTGGCTCACCTGCCCAGGCCCTTGATGAAAGCTTCATTCCAAATGATGGTGTTGGGCTGGCAAGGGAGGAATTTATAATTAATTCACATATCAAAATACACCCAAAGGCATTGCTTGATTTCAGCAAGCTCAAGGACAGGAAGCTGAAAAAGCAGATTGCCAAGCTGACTGAAAGCTATGAGGACAAGGCACAGTATTTTGTGGACAAGCTGGCTGAGGGTGTAGGGGTTATCGCTGCTGCATTCTACCCAAATGATGTCATTGTCAGGTTCAGCGATTTCAAGACAAATGAATACAGGAATTTGATTGGTGGTACGCTTTATGAGCCAGTTGAGGACAACCCAATGTTGGGCTGGCGAGGGGCCTCGAGATATTATTCTGAGGATTTCAAGGATGCATTTGCCCTTGAATGCAAGGCAATGCTGAAGGCAAGGAATGAATTTGGCCTGCGGAACCTGAAATTGATGATTCCTGTCTGCAGGACAGTTGCCGAAGGAAGAAAAGTCCTGGCTGAGATGGAAAAGAACGGCCTGAAAAGGGGGGAAAATGGCCTTGAGGTTTATGTCATGTGCGAAGTGCCATCTAATGTCATACTTGCCGAGGAATTTGCTGAAATCTTTGATGGGTTCTCAATAGGTTCGAACGATTTGACGCAATTGACGCTTGCTGTTGACAGGGATTCTGAGCTGGTTGCCCACATTTATGATGAGAGAAATGATGCAGTCAAGAAATTAATCTCCCAAGTCATAAAGATTGCCAGGGACAAGAACAGGAAAATAGGCATTTGCGGCCAGGCCCCGTCAGATTATCCTGAGTTTGCAGAGTTCTTGGTCGAGCAGGGCATAAACAGCATCTCATTGAATCCTGACACAGTTGTCAAGGCCAGGCTGAGGATTTTCCAGAAGGAAAAGCAACTGGGCTGGCACGGATAA
- a CDS encoding HIT domain-containing protein, translating into MSSENAACMVCQAVASGTGMAVYEDDEVVAYLDENPAAYGHLAVIPKSHHPIIEETPDYLVNHVFQVVNKLSVVVFEELKVQGTNILVSNGIAAGQDLPHFMVNIIPRTEGDGLNFQWQAKHLSEEEMSTVEIVLKEQSASIGAFELKKKDEAIVLGKPEEIISSAKERKKEPKAEEKKEEKADEPQAETEEENYLIRHLRRIA; encoded by the coding sequence ATGAGCAGCGAAAATGCAGCCTGCATGGTGTGCCAGGCGGTTGCCAGCGGAACGGGAATGGCGGTCTATGAGGACGATGAGGTAGTTGCCTACCTGGATGAGAATCCTGCTGCCTATGGCCATTTGGCTGTTATCCCAAAATCACATCACCCAATTATTGAAGAAACGCCTGATTACCTTGTCAACCATGTATTCCAGGTTGTGAACAAGCTGAGCGTTGTTGTATTTGAGGAGCTGAAGGTTCAGGGCACGAACATTTTGGTAAGCAACGGGATTGCTGCTGGCCAGGACCTTCCGCATTTCATGGTCAATATAATCCCGAGGACTGAAGGTGATGGCCTGAATTTCCAATGGCAGGCAAAGCATCTCAGCGAAGAGGAGATGTCAACAGTTGAGATAGTGCTCAAGGAGCAGTCTGCAAGCATCGGCGCATTTGAGCTCAAGAAAAAGGATGAGGCAATTGTGCTCGGCAAGCCTGAGGAGATTATTTCGAGCGCCAAAGAGAGGAAAAAAGAGCCCAAGGCTGAAGAGAAGAAAGAGGAAAAGGCTGATGAGCCTCAGGCAGAGACAGAAGAAGAGAATTACCTGATAAGGCATTTGAGAAGGATTGCATAA
- the gap gene encoding type I glyceraldehyde-3-phosphate dehydrogenase: MAIRVAINGFGRIGRLVCRVGINDSAIDIVAINDLTDTRTLAHLFKYDSVHRKFDGAVEFSADSISIDGKKIKVLNEKDPANLPWKAMDIDVVIECTGIFTERAGAAKHLTAGAKKVLISAPSKDPDLTVVKGVNETDYDRNKHNIISNASCTTNCLAPVVKVLHDNFTVEKGFMCTVHAYTADQRLVDAPHKDFRRARSAAVSIVPTTTGAAKTVGQVLPDLKGKLDGIATRVPVADGSLTYFTATVKKSTTAEEVNKLFKSVAKNELKGILEYTEDEPVSADIIGNPHSSIFDAPLTKVIDGNLVQVVAWYDNEWGYSCRTIDIAKMLL, encoded by the coding sequence ATGGCGATTAGGGTTGCGATAAATGGCTTTGGAAGGATAGGCAGGCTTGTTTGCAGGGTTGGGATAAATGATTCTGCAATTGACATTGTTGCAATAAATGACTTGACTGACACCAGGACATTGGCCCATCTTTTCAAGTATGATTCTGTTCACAGGAAGTTTGACGGCGCTGTTGAATTTTCTGCTGACTCGATTTCCATAGACGGCAAGAAGATTAAAGTACTGAATGAGAAGGATCCTGCCAACCTTCCGTGGAAGGCAATGGACATTGATGTGGTAATTGAATGCACTGGGATATTCACCGAGCGCGCGGGTGCCGCCAAGCATTTAACTGCTGGCGCAAAAAAAGTCCTGATTTCTGCCCCCTCAAAGGATCCGGATCTTACCGTTGTAAAAGGTGTAAATGAAACTGACTATGACAGGAACAAGCACAACATTATCTCAAATGCATCATGCACTACAAACTGCCTTGCGCCCGTTGTCAAGGTTCTGCATGACAATTTTACCGTGGAAAAAGGTTTCATGTGCACAGTGCATGCATATACAGCAGACCAAAGGCTGGTTGATGCCCCACACAAGGATTTCAGGCGGGCAAGAAGCGCAGCAGTGAGCATTGTCCCGACAACAACAGGCGCTGCCAAGACCGTTGGCCAGGTATTGCCGGACTTGAAAGGCAAATTGGACGGCATTGCCACAAGGGTGCCTGTTGCAGACGGCTCATTGACATACTTCACAGCTACCGTGAAGAAGAGTACTACAGCTGAAGAGGTTAATAAGCTGTTCAAGTCCGTTGCCAAGAATGAGCTGAAAGGCATTTTGGAATACACAGAGGACGAGCCTGTTTCGGCAGACATCATCGGCAATCCGCATTCGTCCATCTTCGATGCCCCGCTGACCAAGGTAATTGACGGAAATCTGGTTCAGGTCGTTGCCTGGTATGACAATGAATGGGGGTATAGTTGTAGAACCATTGACATAGCTAAAATGTTGCTGTGA
- a CDS encoding helix-turn-helix domain-containing protein, which produces MVESALYQLGLGKNEIKVYLALLKLGESGATNLAEECGLYRPYVYDTLRKLIDRGLVSSVKKSGKKYFIASHPKQFYSLLDSRMDSLKNAMPELEKMYKDRGQNYTIEVFEGKEGLRAIYEQGFAEALAGRIKEYYAISITPKSNVLLKYYIPYLLRKIKKFDLAKGVDIRTLANYDLKDKPFYIKDFLGEKVVRYLPKELKMEAQFMVAGDKFILSSAHDRKFFIRIQNQAIADSFKRIFRLMWDACRESKKRGA; this is translated from the coding sequence ATGGTAGAATCAGCATTGTATCAGCTTGGGCTTGGAAAAAATGAAATTAAGGTTTATTTGGCACTGCTGAAACTTGGTGAAAGCGGTGCCACTAATCTGGCCGAGGAGTGCGGATTATACAGGCCTTATGTCTATGACACGCTGCGGAAGCTCATTGACAGGGGATTGGTCAGCTCTGTGAAGAAATCAGGCAAGAAATATTTCATTGCCTCCCATCCAAAGCAGTTTTATTCCCTTCTTGACAGCAGGATGGACAGCCTGAAGAATGCCATGCCTGAGCTGGAAAAAATGTACAAGGACAGGGGCCAAAATTATACCATTGAGGTTTTTGAGGGCAAGGAAGGGCTAAGGGCCATTTATGAACAGGGCTTTGCAGAGGCCCTTGCCGGCAGGATAAAGGAATATTATGCAATAAGCATAACCCCTAAAAGCAATGTTTTGCTGAAATACTATATTCCATACCTGCTCAGGAAGATAAAGAAGTTTGACCTGGCAAAAGGCGTCGACATAAGGACGCTTGCCAATTATGACCTGAAGGACAAGCCATTTTACATCAAGGATTTTCTCGGGGAAAAAGTTGTCAGGTACCTTCCCAAGGAATTGAAGATGGAAGCCCAGTTCATGGTTGCCGGCGACAAGTTCATACTCAGCTCTGCGCATGACAGGAAATTTTTCATAAGGATCCAGAACCAGGCAATTGCCGACTCCTTCAAGCGCATTTTTCGCCTGATGTGGGATGCATGCAGGGAGAGTAAGAAGAGAGGGGCATAA
- a CDS encoding class I SAM-dependent RNA methyltransferase — MAKPLCEYYGKCGGCNLQHLETEIQLKQKAELIRHVINFEDIQVFSGEGYGYRNRQDFFFRRNGIGLREKGHASEILVVDKCPIAQPEVNKILMELNLHFKDNDNYSLRSGQGTFISAIVRAAAEGNGVCFVLNDNSPRLKEAVEKIEEYARGSQAGNIAVFYVDPNNKDFREPNDENFFVAKGNEYLAQNYLGRKFCYPIEGFFQNNHQMAEQMQKYCNEKLAAYGTSMTSKAALLDLYGGVGTFGIINSSLFRKVTIIDFSSRSIACAEKNIEENAVKNAKAIAMDLRSLKKLTVSGPLFAITDPPRSGMDIRALDSLNELKPEAIIYISCNPLQLGKELPRLKNYSVKSAAMFDMFPQTNHAEAIVELGLKN, encoded by the coding sequence ATGGCAAAACCCTTATGTGAATATTATGGCAAATGCGGGGGCTGCAACCTTCAGCACCTGGAAACTGAGATTCAGCTTAAGCAGAAAGCTGAACTCATAAGGCATGTGATTAATTTTGAAGATATCCAAGTTTTCAGCGGAGAGGGATATGGCTACAGGAATCGACAGGATTTTTTTTTCAGGCGCAATGGCATTGGCTTGCGGGAAAAAGGGCACGCTTCCGAAATTTTGGTAGTGGATAAGTGCCCGATTGCCCAGCCGGAAGTCAATAAGATACTCATGGAACTCAACCTGCATTTTAAGGATAATGACAACTACAGCCTGAGGTCAGGCCAGGGAACTTTCATCAGCGCAATAGTGCGCGCCGCTGCAGAGGGAAACGGAGTCTGCTTTGTCCTCAATGACAATTCACCCCGGCTAAAAGAAGCTGTTGAGAAGATTGAGGAATATGCACGGGGAAGCCAGGCTGGCAATATCGCCGTATTTTATGTGGATCCCAACAACAAAGATTTCCGGGAGCCAAATGATGAAAACTTTTTTGTTGCAAAGGGAAATGAATACCTGGCGCAAAACTATCTCGGAAGGAAATTCTGCTACCCTATTGAAGGATTCTTCCAGAATAACCACCAGATGGCTGAGCAGATGCAAAAGTACTGCAATGAAAAGCTTGCTGCATATGGCACTTCCATGACGTCAAAGGCAGCGCTGCTGGACTTATACGGCGGCGTCGGCACATTTGGCATCATCAACAGCAGCCTGTTCAGGAAAGTTACGATAATTGACTTCTCTTCAAGGTCAATAGCCTGCGCTGAAAAAAATATCGAGGAAAACGCAGTCAAAAATGCGAAGGCAATTGCCATGGACCTCAGGAGCCTAAAAAAGTTAACCGTATCCGGGCCATTGTTCGCTATTACCGACCCGCCAAGGTCAGGCATGGATATTCGAGCATTGGATTCGCTGAATGAACTCAAGCCTGAGGCAATCATCTATATCTCCTGCAATCCGCTGCAGCTGGGCAAGGAGCTGCCGAGGCTGAAGAATTATTCCGTGAAATCAGCAGCAATGTTTGACATGTTCCCGCAGACAAACCATGCCGAGGCTATTGTAGAGCTTGGGCTGAAAAACTGA
- a CDS encoding HIT domain-containing protein, with product MEQNLASLTEEDLKNMTPDQLRELQRKNCIFCQIISGKVQSKKVFEDEKSIAILDINPANPGHVLLMPKEHATIMPQISDIDIGYLFLVAKSLSKSGLKALKAEGSNIFVANGIAAGQKSPHFMIHIIPRKANDGIAGFGLLRRKMAKEELQAVQQAILKRSKESMPGNKAELILSLEAPKEPEKLEAKEQPPAIKFDKQKPKPSVEIRPAEETKGPEQSDDEGSIDLDDIARVLGRK from the coding sequence ATGGAACAGAATTTGGCTTCTCTTACAGAGGAAGACCTGAAAAACATGACACCTGACCAGCTTCGCGAGCTGCAGAGAAAAAACTGCATTTTCTGCCAGATTATTTCGGGCAAGGTGCAATCCAAGAAAGTCTTTGAGGATGAAAAGTCAATTGCAATCCTGGACATTAACCCGGCCAATCCAGGCCACGTCCTTCTCATGCCTAAAGAACATGCGACAATTATGCCGCAGATCAGTGACATTGATATCGGATATTTGTTCCTGGTTGCAAAAAGCCTGTCCAAGTCGGGCTTAAAGGCATTGAAAGCTGAAGGCTCGAATATCTTTGTGGCAAATGGTATTGCAGCTGGCCAGAAATCGCCGCATTTCATGATACACATCATCCCGAGAAAGGCAAATGATGGCATAGCAGGGTTTGGCCTTCTGAGAAGAAAAATGGCAAAGGAGGAATTGCAGGCTGTGCAGCAGGCTATCCTGAAAAGGTCTAAGGAATCCATGCCAGGCAACAAGGCTGAGCTGATTCTTTCTCTTGAAGCGCCGAAGGAGCCAGAGAAATTGGAGGCCAAAGAGCAGCCTCCTGCAATAAAGTTTGACAAGCAAAAGCCGAAGCCTTCTGTTGAAATCAGGCCTGCTGAAGAAACAAAGGGGCCTGAACAATCAGATGATGAGGGCTCAATAGACCTGGATGATATTGCGCGGGTGCTTGGAAGAAAATGA
- a CDS encoding PadR family transcriptional regulator translates to MKAGHCDMKGYLSFLILWMLNKGKMTGAELAMELQKRKGSRPSPGTIYPALKELRDKGLVECNKKKEYSLSKRGKKELEISLNAFFGIFSDVDEMRSCCSGRP, encoded by the coding sequence ATGAAAGCCGGCCACTGCGACATGAAGGGTTATTTGTCTTTCCTGATACTTTGGATGCTGAATAAGGGGAAAATGACAGGGGCTGAGCTGGCCATGGAGCTGCAGAAGAGGAAAGGGAGCAGGCCAAGCCCGGGCACTATCTATCCTGCGCTTAAGGAATTGAGGGATAAGGGATTGGTTGAATGCAACAAGAAAAAAGAATACTCCCTGTCCAAGAGGGGGAAAAAAGAGCTGGAGATCAGCCTGAATGCATTCTTTGGGATTTTTTCTGATGTCGACGAGATGCGAAGCTGCTGCTCCGGAAGGCCATGA
- the prf1 gene encoding peptide chain release factor aRF-1 — protein sequence MINSKQRFELKKIIKELETYRGRHTELVSVYVPEGYDLNKILNHLAQEQGTASNIKSTATRKNVIDALEKMIQHLRLYSSTPIHGLAVFSGNVAEKEGQSDVKVWSLEPPIPVKIRLYRCDKEFQLDLLRDMMDIKESYGLVVLDRREAQIAVLRGKTIVPLIKLKSNVPGKTRAGGQSAQRFESLRDLAALEFYKKIAQHVKEEFLMKEGLKGILLGGPGPTKYDWMELAQLTNELKKKVIAIKDLSYTDEFGLQELVDKSQDVLANEEIAEEKQAMTRFFETLLKQPNKCAYGEKHVMSALQMGAVDTLLLSETLEDDKITEFEEIADKYKTDVKIISVETREGVQLRDMGKFAAVLRFEYGG from the coding sequence ATGATAAATTCAAAGCAAAGGTTTGAACTGAAGAAGATCATCAAGGAGCTGGAGACTTATAGAGGCAGGCATACAGAGCTGGTTTCAGTCTATGTGCCTGAAGGATATGACCTTAACAAGATATTAAACCATCTTGCACAGGAGCAGGGGACCGCCTCAAACATCAAGTCCACTGCAACAAGGAAAAATGTCATTGATGCCCTGGAAAAAATGATACAGCACCTCAGGCTTTATTCATCAACACCCATCCACGGCCTTGCCGTGTTCTCAGGCAATGTCGCAGAAAAAGAAGGCCAGTCTGATGTAAAGGTGTGGAGCCTTGAGCCCCCTATCCCAGTCAAAATTAGATTATACAGGTGCGACAAGGAATTCCAGCTGGACCTGCTTCGCGACATGATGGACATCAAGGAAAGTTACGGGCTGGTGGTGCTGGACCGCAGGGAAGCGCAGATTGCAGTTCTCCGCGGAAAGACTATTGTGCCATTGATAAAATTAAAGTCCAATGTTCCTGGCAAGACAAGGGCAGGAGGCCAGTCTGCCCAGCGATTTGAAAGCCTTAGGGACCTTGCCGCCCTTGAATTCTACAAAAAAATAGCCCAGCATGTCAAGGAGGAATTCCTTATGAAGGAAGGGCTGAAGGGGATTTTATTGGGCGGCCCCGGGCCGACCAAGTATGACTGGATGGAGCTTGCGCAGCTTACAAATGAACTGAAGAAAAAAGTGATTGCAATCAAGGATTTGTCCTACACTGATGAATTTGGCCTGCAGGAGCTGGTAGACAAAAGCCAGGATGTGCTTGCCAATGAGGAAATTGCTGAAGAAAAACAGGCCATGACCAGGTTCTTTGAGACTCTTCTGAAGCAGCCGAACAAATGCGCGTACGGCGAAAAGCATGTGATGAGCGCACTGCAGATGGGCGCTGTCGACACCCTGCTCCTGTCCGAAACCCTTGAGGATGACAAGATAACGGAATTCGAGGAAATTGCTGACAAGTACAAGACTGATGTAAAGATTATTTCTGTTGAGACAAGGGAAGGGGTCCAGCTGAGGGATATGGGCAAGTTTGCAGCAGTCCTGAGGTTCGAGTATGGTGGCTGA
- a CDS encoding type II toxin-antitoxin system VapC family toxin, with product MAQKLYLDTSIWRDYYENRSDKFRPLGEWALELLNKTIHEKGTILYSDLVVEELNIKYAQQEIDNIFSFVRMKGILVKADISREQANEAVLLCKKKKVAFGDVLHAILARDYKAIMVTRDKHFQELSNIVEIKKPEELL from the coding sequence ATGGCTCAAAAGTTATACTTAGATACATCAATTTGGAGGGATTATTACGAGAACAGGTCAGACAAGTTCCGTCCTTTGGGAGAATGGGCTTTAGAACTGTTAAACAAAACCATCCATGAAAAGGGAACAATCCTATACTCTGATTTAGTAGTTGAGGAGCTTAATATCAAATATGCGCAACAGGAAATTGATAATATTTTTTCCTTTGTAAGAATGAAGGGGATTTTAGTCAAGGCAGATATCTCCAGGGAACAGGCAAATGAAGCCGTTTTATTGTGCAAAAAGAAAAAGGTGGCTTTTGGCGATGTATTGCACGCAATCTTGGCCAGGGATTATAAAGCTATAATGGTTACAAGAGACAAGCATTTCCAAGAGCTCTCCAACATTGTTGAAATAAAAAAGCCGGAAGAATTACTTTAG